One part of the Vogesella sp. LIG4 genome encodes these proteins:
- the rpoB gene encoding DNA-directed RNA polymerase subunit beta produces the protein MSYSFTEKKRIRKSFAKRNTVLDVPFLLATQIDSYTEFLQLGVPFDQRKDVGLQTAFKSIFPIVSHNGFARLDFVHYILGEPPFDVQECQLRGITFAAPLRARIRLTILDKESSKPVVKEVRENEVYMGEIPLMTSNGSFIINGTERVIVSQLHRSPGVFFEHDRGKTHSSGKLLFSARVIPYRGSWLDFEFDAKDQLFFRIDRRRKMPVSILLKALGYTNERILSEFYNTDTFYLSGDGVFMKVVAERLKGEVAKADILDKDGKLIVAKDKRITAKHIRDIGAANLDRIEVPFDVLVGKVLAKNVVAPETGEVIARANDEITDELLAKMDIQDVAEVEVLYTNDLDHGAYIAQTLRGDDTADQLAARVAIYRMMRPGEPPTEDAVEQLFQRLFFNEDSYDLSRVGRMKFNTRTFQYKFDDKSPDWFRSLIGEKFASRRDSIDGVLATEDIVSVIAILCELRNGRGEVDDIDHLGNRRVRSVGELAENQFRAGLVRVERAVKERLNQAESENLMPHDLINAKPVSAAIKEFFGSSQLSQFMDQTNPLSEVTHKRRVSALGPGGLTRERAGFEVRDVHPTHYGRVCPIETPEGPNIGLINSLAVFARTNEYGFLETPYRKVIDGKVTNEIEYLSAIEEGRYVIAQANAELDAEGTLIDELVTCREKGETILATPDRVQYMDVATGQVVSVAASLIPFLEHDDANRALMGANMQRQAVPCLRPEKSMVGTGIERAVAVDSGTTVIARRGGVVDYVDANRVVVRVNDEEAMAGEVGVDIYNFTKFTRSNQNTNINQRPIVKVGDLIARGDVVADGASTDIGELALGQNMTIAFMPWNGYNFEDSILISEKVVADDRYTSIHIEELSVVARDTKLGPEEITRDIPNLSERMAGRLDDSGIVYIGAEVNAGDVLVGKVTPKGETQLTPEEKLLRAIFGEKASDVKDTSLRVPTGMVGTVIDVQVFTREGIERDKRAQSIIDAELKRYRLDLNDQLRIFDNDAFSRIERLIVGKPANGGPKRLAKGTDINAEYLESLSSKHEWFDIRMADEDIAKQLELIKESLAQKREEFDLKFEDKKRKLTQGDELQAGVQKMVKVYIAVKRRLQAGDKMAGRHGNKGVVSRILPVEDMPYMADGRPVDIVLNPLGVPSRMNIGQILEVHLGWAAKGIGERIDRMLKQQQGVEELRSYLQSIYNETGKQEPIAEMSEKEIMLLADNLRKGMTFATPVFDGAKETEIRQMLDLAYPDADPHTEQLEFNSSKTQMTLFDGRSGEAFDRKVTVGVMHYLKLHHLVDDKMHARSTGPYSLVTQQPLGGKAQFGGQRFGEMEVWALEAYGAAYTLQEMLTVKSDDVTGRTKIYENIVKGEHKIDAGMPESFNVLVKEIRSLGLDIDLERY, from the coding sequence ATGAGTTATTCGTTTACTGAGAAGAAGCGTATTCGTAAAAGCTTTGCGAAGCGTAACACCGTTCTCGACGTCCCATTCCTGCTGGCGACCCAGATCGATTCGTACACCGAGTTCCTCCAGCTGGGTGTGCCGTTTGATCAGCGCAAGGATGTAGGCCTGCAGACTGCATTCAAGTCGATCTTCCCGATCGTCAGCCACAACGGCTTTGCTCGTCTGGATTTCGTGCATTACATCCTGGGCGAACCGCCGTTCGACGTGCAGGAGTGCCAGCTGCGCGGCATCACCTTTGCTGCCCCGCTGCGTGCCCGCATCCGCCTGACCATCCTGGACAAGGAATCGTCCAAGCCGGTGGTGAAGGAAGTGCGCGAGAATGAAGTCTACATGGGCGAAATCCCGCTGATGACCTCGAACGGTTCGTTCATCATCAACGGTACCGAGCGTGTTATCGTTTCCCAGCTGCACCGTTCCCCGGGCGTGTTCTTCGAGCACGACCGCGGCAAGACGCACTCTTCCGGTAAACTGCTGTTCTCCGCTCGCGTGATTCCTTACCGCGGCTCCTGGCTGGACTTCGAGTTCGATGCCAAGGATCAGCTGTTCTTCCGTATCGACCGTCGTCGCAAGATGCCGGTGTCCATCCTGCTGAAGGCGCTGGGCTACACCAACGAACGCATCCTGTCCGAGTTCTACAACACCGATACCTTCTACCTCTCCGGCGACGGCGTGTTCATGAAGGTGGTGGCAGAACGCCTGAAGGGCGAAGTGGCCAAGGCCGACATCCTGGACAAGGATGGCAAGCTGATCGTGGCCAAGGACAAGCGCATCACTGCCAAGCACATCCGTGATATCGGTGCGGCCAACCTTGACCGCATCGAAGTACCGTTCGACGTGCTGGTAGGCAAAGTGCTGGCCAAGAACGTGGTGGCGCCGGAAACCGGCGAGGTGATTGCTCGCGCCAATGACGAGATCACCGATGAGCTGCTGGCCAAGATGGACATCCAGGACGTGGCCGAAGTCGAGGTGCTGTACACCAACGACCTGGACCACGGTGCCTACATCGCCCAGACCCTGCGTGGTGACGACACTGCCGACCAGCTGGCCGCGCGCGTAGCCATCTATCGCATGATGCGCCCGGGCGAGCCGCCGACCGAAGATGCAGTGGAACAGCTGTTCCAGCGCCTGTTCTTCAACGAGGACAGCTACGACCTGTCCCGTGTTGGCCGCATGAAGTTCAACACCCGTACTTTCCAGTACAAGTTCGATGACAAGTCCCCGGACTGGTTCCGCAGCCTGATCGGCGAGAAGTTCGCCTCCCGCCGCGACTCCATCGACGGCGTACTGGCTACCGAGGACATCGTGTCCGTGATCGCCATCCTGTGCGAACTGCGCAACGGCCGTGGCGAAGTGGACGATATCGATCACCTGGGCAACCGTCGCGTGCGTTCCGTGGGCGAACTGGCCGAGAACCAGTTCCGCGCCGGTCTGGTGCGTGTCGAGCGTGCAGTGAAGGAACGCCTGAACCAGGCCGAATCCGAAAACCTGATGCCGCACGATCTGATCAACGCCAAGCCGGTATCGGCTGCGATCAAGGAATTCTTCGGTTCCAGCCAGCTGTCCCAGTTCATGGACCAGACCAACCCGCTGTCCGAAGTGACCCACAAGCGCCGCGTATCGGCCCTGGGCCCGGGCGGTCTGACCCGCGAACGAGCCGGCTTCGAGGTACGTGACGTACACCCGACCCACTATGGCCGCGTGTGCCCGATCGAAACCCCGGAAGGTCCGAACATCGGTCTGATCAACTCGCTGGCGGTATTTGCCCGCACCAACGAGTACGGTTTCCTGGAAACCCCGTACCGCAAGGTGATCGACGGCAAGGTAACCAACGAGATCGAATACCTGTCCGCCATCGAAGAAGGTCGCTACGTGATCGCGCAGGCCAACGCCGAACTGGATGCCGAAGGCACCCTGATCGACGAACTGGTTACCTGCCGTGAAAAGGGCGAAACCATTCTGGCTACCCCGGACCGCGTACAGTACATGGACGTGGCTACCGGCCAGGTAGTATCGGTTGCTGCCTCGCTGATTCCGTTCCTGGAACACGATGACGCGAACCGTGCACTGATGGGCGCCAACATGCAGCGTCAGGCCGTACCGTGCCTGCGTCCGGAAAAATCGATGGTAGGTACCGGCATTGAACGTGCCGTGGCCGTCGACTCCGGTACCACCGTGATCGCCCGTCGTGGCGGCGTGGTGGACTACGTGGATGCGAACCGCGTGGTGGTACGCGTGAACGATGAAGAAGCCATGGCCGGCGAAGTGGGCGTGGATATCTACAACTTCACCAAGTTCACCCGTTCCAACCAGAACACCAACATCAACCAGCGTCCGATCGTGAAAGTAGGCGACCTGATCGCCCGCGGCGACGTGGTGGCTGACGGTGCTTCCACCGACATCGGCGAACTGGCGCTGGGTCAGAACATGACCATCGCCTTCATGCCGTGGAACGGCTACAACTTCGAAGACTCGATCCTGATCTCCGAAAAAGTAGTGGCCGACGACCGTTACACCTCGATCCACATCGAGGAACTGTCGGTAGTGGCACGCGACACCAAGCTGGGCCCGGAAGAAATCACCCGCGACATCCCGAACCTGTCCGAGCGCATGGCCGGCCGTCTGGATGATTCCGGCATCGTCTACATCGGCGCAGAAGTGAACGCCGGCGACGTGCTGGTGGGCAAGGTGACTCCGAAAGGCGAAACCCAGCTGACTCCGGAAGAAAAACTGCTGCGCGCGATCTTCGGCGAGAAGGCCTCCGATGTGAAGGACACCTCGCTGCGCGTACCGACCGGCATGGTCGGCACCGTGATCGACGTACAGGTGTTCACCCGCGAGGGTATCGAGCGCGACAAGCGCGCCCAGTCCATCATCGATGCCGAACTGAAGCGCTACCGCCTGGACCTGAACGACCAGCTGCGTATTTTCGACAACGACGCCTTCAGCCGTATCGAGCGTCTGATCGTGGGCAAGCCGGCCAACGGCGGTCCGAAGCGTCTGGCGAAGGGTACCGACATCAATGCCGAGTACCTGGAAAGCCTGTCGTCCAAGCATGAGTGGTTCGACATCCGCATGGCTGATGAAGACATCGCCAAGCAGCTGGAACTGATCAAGGAAAGCCTGGCGCAGAAGCGTGAAGAATTCGACCTCAAGTTCGAAGACAAGAAGCGCAAGCTGACCCAGGGCGACGAGCTGCAGGCCGGTGTACAGAAGATGGTGAAGGTGTACATCGCCGTGAAACGTCGCCTGCAGGCTGGTGACAAGATGGCTGGTCGCCACGGTAACAAGGGTGTGGTTTCCCGCATCCTGCCGGTGGAAGACATGCCGTACATGGCAGACGGCCGTCCGGTGGACATCGTGCTGAACCCGCTGGGCGTACCGTCGCGTATGAACATCGGTCAGATTCTGGAAGTACACCTGGGCTGGGCTGCCAAGGGTATCGGCGAGCGCATCGACCGCATGCTCAAGCAACAGCAGGGCGTGGAAGAGCTGCGCAGCTATCTGCAGAGCATCTACAACGAAACCGGTAAGCAAGAGCCGATCGCCGAGATGAGCGAGAAGGAAATCATGCTGCTGGCAGACAACCTGCGCAAAGGCATGACCTTCGCTACCCCGGTATTCGACGGTGCCAAGGAAACCGAGATTCGCCAGATGCTGGACCTGGCCTACCCGGATGCCGACCCGCATACCGAGCAGCTGGAATTCAACAGCAGCAAGACCCAGATGACCCTGTTCGACGGCCGCTCCGGCGAAGCCTTCGACCGCAAGGTTACCGTGGGTGTGATGCACTACCTGAAGCTGCATCACCTGGTAGACGACAAGATGCACGCCCGTTCCACCGGCCCGTACTCGCTGGTTACCCAGCAGCCGCTGGGTGGTAAGGCGCAGTTCGGTGGTCAGCGTTTCGGTGAGATGGAAGTGTGGGCGCTGGAAGCCTACGGCGCCGCCTACACCCTGCAGGAAATGCTGACGGTGAAGTCGGACGATGTGACCGGCCGTACCAAGATCTACGAAAACATCGTCAAGGGCGAACACAAGATCGATGCCGGCATGCCGGAATCCTTCAACGTGCTGGTGAAGGAAATCCGCTCGCTGGGTCTGGACATCGACCTGGAACGTTATTAA
- the rplL gene encoding 50S ribosomal protein L7/L12, which yields MAITKEDILEAVAGLTVMELNDLVKAFEEKFGVSAAAVAVAGPAAGGAAAAEEKTEFDVILTAAGDNKVNVIKVVRAITGLGLKEAKDLVDGAPKAVKEGVSKAEADDVAKQLTEAGAKAEVK from the coding sequence ATGGCTATCACCAAAGAAGATATCCTCGAAGCAGTTGCTGGTCTGACCGTTATGGAACTGAACGACCTGGTTAAGGCGTTCGAAGAGAAGTTCGGCGTTTCCGCTGCTGCCGTTGCCGTTGCTGGCCCGGCTGCTGGTGGCGCTGCTGCTGCTGAAGAGAAGACCGAATTTGACGTTATCCTGACCGCCGCTGGCGACAACAAGGTTAACGTGATCAAGGTTGTTCGTGCTATCACCGGTCTGGGCCTGAAAGAAGCCAAAGACCTGGTTGACGGCGCTCCGAAGGCTGTTAAAGAAGGCGTTTCCAAGGCTGAAGCCGATGACGTTGCTAAGCAACTGACCGAAGCTGGTGCCAAGGCTGAAGTAAAATAA
- the rplJ gene encoding 50S ribosomal protein L10, with product MSLNIEDKKAVVAEVSAQLADAQTVVIAEYRGIEVSSMTKLRAKARENGVYLRVLKNTLVRRAVAGTQFEALADQMIGPLVYGVSVDAVAAAKVLHQFAKEDNKIVIKAGSYNGKLLNAAEVTELASIPSREELLSKLLFVMQAPVSGFARALAALAEKKQSEAA from the coding sequence TTGAGTCTCAATATCGAAGATAAAAAGGCGGTCGTCGCTGAAGTATCTGCTCAACTGGCAGATGCTCAGACGGTAGTTATCGCTGAGTATCGGGGCATCGAGGTTAGCAGCATGACCAAACTGCGTGCCAAGGCACGTGAGAATGGTGTTTACCTGCGCGTTCTGAAGAACACGCTGGTGCGTCGTGCGGTAGCCGGTACCCAGTTCGAAGCTCTGGCCGATCAAATGATTGGCCCGCTGGTATACGGTGTTTCCGTTGACGCAGTTGCTGCTGCCAAAGTGCTGCATCAATTTGCCAAAGAAGACAACAAGATTGTCATCAAGGCAGGTTCCTACAACGGCAAGCTGCTGAACGCTGCCGAAGTAACCGAACTGGCTTCCATTCCGAGCCGCGAAGAGCTGCTGTCCAAGCTGCTGTTCGTTATGCAGGCTCCGGTATCCGGTTTTGCCCGTGCTCTGGCCGCTCTGGCCGAGAAGAAGCAATCCGAAGCCGCTTAA
- the rplA gene encoding 50S ribosomal protein L1 has translation MAKVSKRLQALNAQVDRNKLYAVEDAITLVKGAATAKFDESIDVAVNLGVDPRKSDQVVRGSVVLPRGTGKSVRVAVFAQGANAEAAKAAGAEVVGFDDLAEQVKAGNLDFDVVIASPDAMRVVGQLGQILGPRGLMPNPKVGTVTPNVAEAVKNAKAGQVQYRTDKTGIIHATIGRASFEVEALRENFAALVDALVKAKPAAAKGQYLKKIAVSSTMGVGVRIDVATAQA, from the coding sequence ATGGCTAAGGTTTCCAAGCGTCTGCAAGCGCTGAACGCCCAGGTTGATCGCAACAAACTGTACGCAGTTGAAGATGCCATCACTCTGGTAAAAGGTGCTGCTACCGCCAAGTTTGACGAGTCCATCGACGTGGCCGTTAACTTGGGTGTTGATCCGCGTAAATCCGACCAGGTTGTACGTGGCTCCGTGGTTCTGCCGCGCGGTACCGGTAAATCCGTACGCGTTGCCGTATTTGCTCAAGGCGCCAACGCCGAAGCCGCCAAGGCTGCCGGTGCTGAAGTTGTCGGTTTCGACGACCTGGCCGAGCAGGTTAAGGCCGGCAACCTGGACTTCGACGTAGTGATTGCCTCCCCGGATGCAATGCGCGTTGTTGGTCAGCTGGGTCAGATCCTGGGTCCGCGTGGCCTGATGCCGAACCCGAAGGTTGGTACCGTTACCCCGAACGTAGCCGAGGCCGTGAAGAACGCCAAGGCTGGTCAGGTTCAGTACCGTACCGACAAGACCGGTATCATTCACGCCACCATCGGCCGCGCTTCTTTCGAAGTTGAAGCCCTGCGCGAAAACTTCGCTGCTCTGGTGGATGCCCTGGTTAAAGCCAAACCGGCTGCTGCCAAGGGTCAGTACCTGAAGAAAATCGCCGTATCCAGCACCATGGGTGTTGGTGTACGCATCGATGTGGCAACTGCTCAGGCTTAA
- the rplK gene encoding 50S ribosomal protein L11, translating into MAKKIVGYIKLQVPAGKANPSPPIGPALGQRGLNIMEFCKAFNAQTQGMEPGMPIPVVITAYADKSFTFTMKTPPATFLLKKAAGIKSGSAKAHVDKVGKVTRAQLEEIAKTKSPDLTAADLDAAVRTIAGSARSMGLEVEGL; encoded by the coding sequence GTGGCTAAGAAAATTGTAGGCTATATCAAGCTGCAAGTGCCCGCTGGTAAAGCAAACCCGTCGCCGCCGATCGGTCCGGCGCTGGGTCAGCGCGGTCTGAACATCATGGAATTCTGCAAGGCGTTCAACGCCCAAACCCAGGGCATGGAGCCTGGTATGCCGATTCCGGTGGTGATCACCGCCTACGCCGACAAGTCCTTCACTTTCACCATGAAGACTCCGCCGGCAACCTTCCTGCTGAAGAAAGCCGCTGGCATCAAGTCCGGCTCCGCTAAGGCACACGTTGACAAAGTGGGTAAAGTAACCCGCGCTCAACTGGAAGAAATCGCCAAGACCAAGTCCCCGGACCTGACCGCTGCTGACCTGGATGCTGCTGTTCGCACCATCGCTGGTTCCGCACGTTCCATGGGTCTTGAAGTGGAGGGTCTGTAA
- the nusG gene encoding transcription termination/antitermination protein NusG has product MAKRWYVVHAYSGFEKSVQKALKERIDREGMQDLFGQVLVPVEEVVDIKNGRRSISERKFFPGYVLVEMEMTDDTWHLVKSTPKVTGFVGGTANRPAPISAKEVDAIMQQMQEGVEKPKPKVLFEVGEKVRVNDGPFTDFNGSVDEVNYERNKLRVSVQIFGRDTPVELDFSQVEKL; this is encoded by the coding sequence ATGGCTAAGCGTTGGTATGTTGTGCACGCCTATTCCGGTTTTGAGAAGAGTGTGCAGAAGGCGCTGAAAGAGCGCATCGACCGCGAGGGTATGCAGGATCTGTTCGGCCAGGTGCTGGTGCCGGTCGAAGAGGTGGTGGATATCAAGAATGGCCGCCGCTCTATTTCCGAGCGCAAGTTCTTCCCGGGCTACGTGCTGGTCGAGATGGAAATGACCGACGATACCTGGCACCTGGTAAAGAGCACGCCCAAGGTAACCGGTTTTGTTGGTGGTACCGCCAACCGCCCGGCGCCGATTTCCGCCAAGGAAGTGGACGCCATCATGCAGCAGATGCAGGAGGGCGTGGAGAAGCCGAAGCCGAAGGTGCTGTTCGAGGTGGGTGAGAAGGTGCGCGTCAATGATGGCCCGTTCACCGACTTCAATGGCTCGGTTGACGAAGTTAACTACGAACGCAACAAACTGCGTGTGTCGGTGCAGATCTTTGGTCGCGACACGCCGGTCGAGCTCGATTTTTCGCAAGTCGAGAAGCTGTAA
- the secE gene encoding preprotein translocase subunit SecE, translating to MESQDKIKLGLAILLVVAGVVGFYLLAADQAVLRVVVFVISLLAAAAVVWQSVMGKNFVAYAQESIAEARKVVWPQRKEATQLTMLVFAFVFVLALFMWLVDSSLSWLFYDVLLRRG from the coding sequence ATGGAATCGCAAGATAAAATCAAGCTTGGCCTTGCCATCTTGTTGGTTGTGGCGGGGGTGGTCGGTTTTTATCTGCTGGCCGCTGATCAGGCTGTGCTGCGCGTGGTGGTGTTCGTGATCTCGTTGTTGGCTGCCGCCGCGGTAGTGTGGCAGTCGGTGATGGGCAAGAATTTCGTGGCCTATGCGCAAGAATCGATTGCCGAGGCGCGCAAGGTTGTTTGGCCGCAACGCAAGGAAGCGACCCAGCTGACCATGCTGGTATTTGCCTTTGTGTTTGTGTTGGCGCTGTTTATGTGGCTGGTTGACTCTTCGCTGTCCTGGCTGTTTTATGACGTGTTGCTTCGTCGGGGTTGA
- the tuf gene encoding elongation factor Tu, with amino-acid sequence MAKEKFERNKPHVNVGTIGHVDHGKTTLTAAITTILSKKFGGEAKDYSQIDSAPEEKARGITINTAHVEYETEARHYAHVDCPGHADYVKNMITGAAQMDGAILVCSAADGPMPQTREHILLSRQVGVPYIIVFLNKADLVDDAELLELVEMEVRDLLSSYDFPGDDTPIVIGSARLALEGDQSEYGEPAIFRLADALDSYIPTPERAIDKPFLLPIEDVFSISGRGTVVTGRVERGIVKVGEELEIVGLKATVKTTCTGVEMFRKLLDQGQAGDNVGVLLRGTKREDVERGQVLAKPGSITPHTKFQASVYVLSKDEGGRHTPFFANYRPQFYFRTTDVTGAITLAEGVEMVMPGDNVEITVELIAPIAMEDGLRFAIREGGRTVGAGVVAKIIA; translated from the coding sequence ATGGCAAAGGAAAAGTTCGAGCGGAATAAACCGCACGTAAACGTCGGCACCATCGGTCACGTTGACCATGGTAAAACCACTCTGACCGCTGCTATCACCACCATTCTGTCCAAGAAGTTCGGTGGCGAAGCTAAAGACTACTCCCAGATCGACAGCGCGCCGGAAGAAAAAGCCCGCGGTATTACCATTAACACCGCGCACGTAGAATACGAAACCGAGGCTCGCCACTACGCTCACGTAGACTGCCCGGGTCACGCCGACTACGTTAAGAACATGATTACCGGTGCTGCCCAGATGGACGGCGCTATCCTGGTGTGCTCGGCCGCTGACGGTCCGATGCCGCAAACCCGCGAACACATCCTGCTGTCCCGTCAGGTTGGCGTTCCGTACATCATCGTGTTCCTGAACAAGGCCGACCTGGTGGACGACGCTGAGCTGCTGGAACTGGTGGAAATGGAAGTGCGCGATCTGCTGTCTTCCTACGACTTCCCGGGCGACGATACCCCGATCGTGATCGGTTCCGCTCGTCTGGCGCTGGAAGGCGATCAGTCCGAATACGGCGAGCCGGCCATCTTCCGTCTGGCTGACGCACTGGATTCCTACATCCCGACTCCGGAGCGTGCCATCGACAAGCCGTTCCTGCTGCCGATCGAAGACGTATTCTCCATCTCCGGCCGCGGCACCGTGGTTACCGGTCGTGTAGAGCGCGGTATCGTTAAAGTTGGTGAAGAACTGGAAATCGTTGGTCTGAAGGCCACCGTTAAGACCACCTGCACCGGCGTGGAAATGTTCCGCAAGCTGCTGGACCAGGGTCAGGCTGGCGACAACGTAGGCGTGCTGCTGCGTGGTACCAAGCGTGAAGATGTAGAGCGTGGTCAGGTTCTGGCCAAGCCGGGTTCCATCACCCCGCACACCAAGTTCCAGGCTTCGGTATACGTACTGAGCAAGGATGAAGGCGGTCGTCACACCCCGTTCTTCGCGAACTACCGCCCGCAGTTCTACTTCCGTACTACCGACGTGACCGGCGCAATTACGCTGGCCGAAGGCGTGGAAATGGTAATGCCGGGTGACAACGTGGAAATCACCGTAGAACTGATCGCTCCGATCGCTATGGAAGATGGTCTGCGTTTCGCGATCCGCGAAGGTGGCCGTACTGTTGGCGCCGGCGTGGTTGCCAAGATCATCGCTTAA
- a CDS encoding YfhL family 4Fe-4S dicluster ferredoxin, with the protein MALMITDECINCDVCEPECPNNAISQGEEIYVIDPNLCTQCVGHYDEPQCQQVCPVDCIPLDPAHEETHDQLHEKYLKISGKA; encoded by the coding sequence ATGGCTTTGATGATTACCGACGAGTGCATCAACTGCGACGTCTGTGAACCGGAATGCCCGAATAATGCGATTTCGCAGGGCGAAGAGATCTACGTGATCGACCCGAACCTGTGTACCCAGTGCGTTGGCCACTACGACGAACCGCAGTGCCAGCAGGTCTGTCCGGTGGATTGCATTCCGCTGGATCCGGCTCATGAAGAGACGCATGACCAACTGCATGAAAAATACCTGAAGATCAGCGGCAAGGCTTGA
- the rsmD gene encoding 16S rRNA (guanine(966)-N(2))-methyltransferase RsmD — protein sequence MTQQRNKVRIIGGEYRRRLLDVPAVEGLRPTPDRVRETLFNWLGQDLYGLRCLDLFAGSGALGFEAASRGAREVVLVEKARLVADTLRRNAQLLGAAQLQVQNQDALAYLRAGHGAFDVIFVDPPYSSTLLDDVLPQLAAALSAQGKLYVETAKPREFAGWEVLRSIRAGQVHGYLLAREAGI from the coding sequence ATGACGCAGCAACGCAACAAGGTGCGCATCATTGGCGGAGAGTACCGCAGAAGGCTGCTGGATGTGCCGGCAGTGGAAGGCTTGCGGCCAACCCCCGACCGGGTGCGGGAAACCCTGTTCAACTGGCTGGGTCAGGATCTTTACGGCTTGCGCTGCCTGGATTTGTTTGCCGGCAGCGGCGCGCTGGGTTTCGAGGCTGCCTCGCGTGGCGCGCGTGAAGTGGTGCTAGTGGAAAAGGCGCGGCTGGTAGCCGATACGCTGCGACGCAACGCCCAATTGCTGGGCGCCGCTCAGTTGCAGGTACAGAACCAGGATGCGCTGGCCTACCTGCGGGCAGGGCACGGCGCCTTTGATGTGATCTTCGTTGACCCGCCATACAGCAGCACGCTGCTGGATGACGTGCTGCCGCAGCTTGCCGCTGCGCTGTCGGCACAGGGCAAGCTGTACGTGGAAACGGCAAAGCCGCGCGAATTCGCCGGCTGGGAAGTGCTGCGCTCGATCCGCGCCGGCCAGGTGCATGGCTACCTGCTGGCTCGGGAAGCAGGCATATAA
- the ftsY gene encoding signal recognition particle-docking protein FtsY, with the protein MFSFFKKKPDTTASSAPADDAQVSTPAAAVPAAAPAEAPVTSKPSWTERLKAGLSKTRDKLGKQLAGLFGGGKIDEDLYEELETVLLTADMGVDATVHLLKDVRERVTLKGLSDASELKGALKDSLEQLIAPLQQPLDVSTKKPFVIMMVGVNGAGKTTSIGKLAKYFQSQGKSVLLAAGDTFRAAAREQLMAWGERNNVTVIAQQSGDAAAVCYDAIQAATARGIDIVLADTAGRLPTQLHLMEEIKKVKRVIQKAIPDGPHEVMLVLDANIGQNAINQVKAFDDALGLTGLVLTKLDGTAKGGVIAAIAKQRPVPLRFIGVGESIDDLRPFNSRDYIDALFE; encoded by the coding sequence ATGTTTAGCTTCTTCAAGAAAAAACCCGACACCACCGCCTCGTCCGCCCCGGCCGACGACGCCCAGGTTTCCACTCCGGCCGCCGCAGTGCCCGCAGCCGCTCCCGCCGAAGCCCCCGTCACCAGCAAGCCCAGCTGGACCGAACGCCTGAAAGCCGGCCTGTCCAAGACCCGCGACAAGCTGGGCAAGCAGCTGGCCGGCCTGTTCGGCGGCGGCAAGATCGACGAGGATCTGTACGAGGAGCTCGAAACGGTCCTGCTCACCGCCGATATGGGCGTGGATGCCACCGTGCACCTGCTGAAAGATGTACGCGAGCGGGTAACGCTGAAGGGGCTGAGCGATGCCAGCGAACTCAAGGGTGCGCTGAAAGACTCGCTGGAGCAGCTGATCGCACCGCTGCAGCAGCCGCTGGACGTTTCCACCAAGAAGCCGTTCGTGATCATGATGGTCGGCGTCAACGGCGCCGGTAAAACCACCTCCATCGGCAAACTGGCCAAATACTTCCAGAGCCAGGGCAAGAGCGTGCTGCTGGCCGCCGGCGACACCTTCCGTGCTGCCGCCCGCGAGCAACTAATGGCCTGGGGGGAGCGCAACAACGTAACGGTGATCGCCCAGCAAAGCGGTGACGCCGCCGCGGTGTGCTACGACGCCATCCAGGCCGCCACCGCGCGCGGCATCGACATCGTGCTTGCCGACACCGCCGGCCGCCTGCCCACCCAGCTGCACCTGATGGAAGAAATCAAGAAGGTGAAACGGGTGATCCAGAAGGCGATTCCGGACGGCCCGCACGAAGTGATGCTGGTTCTGGACGCCAATATCGGTCAGAACGCCATCAACCAGGTAAAAGCCTTCGACGACGCGCTGGGCCTCACCGGCCTGGTACTCACCAAGCTGGACGGCACCGCCAAGGGTGGCGTAATCGCCGCCATCGCCAAGCAACGCCCGGTGCCGCTGCGCTTTATCGGCGTCGGCGAAAGCATTGACGACCTGCGCCCGTTCAACAGCCGCGACTACATTGACGCGCTGTTCGAGTGA